Proteins encoded within one genomic window of Anopheles gambiae chromosome 3, idAnoGambNW_F1_1, whole genome shotgun sequence:
- the LOC1278159 gene encoding protein Gawky — protein MFDTDQTIERKQTLESSFVTQHESVRVNHSSYHHNMSTKQQQQRHSLYTPFDELLRLTERMRMLESQGSSRIGSGRLCGGGESSLNGGAWGSPPGAGSNAVGGGVSGWSATAVGSSQQAAQQQSWNSGQAGMPPPVGPPGSGPRQELLGKSGVGNSGPPMVVGSNAGSGQSGTGGWNQVVNPNKQSTSQAMGQQQQQQQQQQQQQGANQQNSGPNSNQSQSSGGNQAAGGNQGGAAGGSGVGGAAAAMAAGNGGAGGAAVSGMAATPSAKLEHLNSMREALFAEDGWGCQHVNQDTQWDVPISPEPSTKPDPSLKATVNNGTELWETNLRNGGQPPVQAPSQKTPWGPQSHHGGTWGVDDESSGEASNVWTGAPGAPGGASMVAGALAGTAGGPPPVGGNPGALVAGQVGPVGSGSGGMWQAGGGGLPGAGGGIAPPKKDNDWGSGTGGIGATGGGGGGGWGEPRGNVGGGGAVGGAGAPNAGVPPHLASQLEGLPNVDIRSMRPPGAGGIDQSREFRGDPRGISGRLSGSTTGMLDHYPMGKMPPPGAMSSGASAIGAGGNNQWPLGGGGGGGGGGVGGAANGGPVGGGVPSSMPPTKSVSGGWDDNSPPAVRRNPNIDDGTALWASGGPGSGGGGGGVGSGRATGTISDGQMVGRNGRNGPLGGMSSGPIGGGPSGGPGGLGGGPRMVGSGPAGNAMKADSSNMWMTGHGAGVGGSRNGSWDDPTIGGTGGNNWDDKPTGGSSGPLGGGASWMDGPGTAAPGAGLPGAGNQSWNANKKPLGGGGGGGAVWPDSSSGADLIGNDWGVGGGKMTNKPPHGPLEIIRSSKQYRILCEMGYKKEDVEYALRAANMALEEAVDLLQRNGSLPNVTGMGNAAGGGDWRRDDAHAQLGGGGTGGSNVGGGSGVFEPPFGNRYLGSGGGGAGGGAGNGGGGSGHSLHFQQGNQNGMPGSGAGGMGGAGGNPNLSGLHGLSSKSLGSYLNQAPPPMTGIGGQGGSMAPFNQAGGNPVGGGGGGAGGQNAVQPNTQLRSLVQQIQMAVQTGYLNPQILNQPLAPQTFLLLNQLLSSIKQLQVTQGNLQRGGAGTNNQIAMISKIKQQIASLQNQIATQQTLYVKQQQQQQQQQQQQHPHQQQHQQHQHQQQQQQQQQQQQHQQHQHQQSHHQHSSVGNPSSHLGGGHLGGNFHRNDPNDLSALQNSLSEMTLGKEHNGPYLSGPPGSGGSASGMGGGAGPTSQQSRLNQWKLPSMMDKDNSHDLTDFSRAPGSTAKSVGLGGNSGVLGGIQTDGTWSSGRAGMTDGWPDNASTDISGKDWPSTQDSFSDLVPEFEPGKPWKGTQMKIEEDPTITPGSIARSPIAAISVGSAKDSELFATSSKPSPTDSISLSSSTWSFNASSSNYSSATGSAGMGKLGGPSKNTWSDSGVTGAAADVWGAGLGTGSGGPTGNSASKTPRGPPPGLSSGKVSGSGGVGGGPGSNGWMPRTSHGQGGNWSAGGGGASGSWYSTWLLLKNLTAQIDGSTLRTLCMQHGPLQNFHLYLNHGIALCKYLTREEANKAQLALNNCVLGNTTICAESPTDSEVQTILQHLGLPGQNGGGSASGGGQSASAGSGGIGNSSMAQSWRSNGPITGRVTDTWGSSWASSGGGSNLWTPLDGPTERGTPSNLNSFLPENLLVGELN, from the exons atgttcgataCTGACCAAACGATAGAACGTAAGCAAACTCTGGAATCATCATTTGTTACACAGCATGAGAGCGTGCGAGTGAACCATTCTTCTTACCATCACAACATGTCAacaaagcaacagcagcagcgacacaGTCTTTACACACCATTTGACGAATTGCTGCGTTTAACAGAGCGAATGAGAATGCTCGAGTCTCAAGGAAGCAGCCGGATTGGGTCCGGTCGGCTCTGCGGTGGTGGAGAGAGCTCCCTGAACGGAGGTGCCTGGGGCTCGCCGCCGGGTGCAGGGTCTAACGCCGTCGGGGGCGGTGTTTCTGGCTGGAGTGCGACAGCGGTCGGTAGCTCGCAGCAGGCCGCCCAGCAACAGTCGTGGAACAGTGGACAGGCGGGTATGCCGCCACCTGTTGGTCCGCCGGGCAGTGGTCCGAGACAGGAGCTGCTGGGAAAGTCGGGCGTTGGCAACAGTGGCCCACCAATGGTTGTCGGCAGCAATGCAGGAAGCGGACAGAGCGGTACGGGTGGTTGGAATCAAGTGGTAAATCCTAACAAGCAGTCCACCTCACAAGCGatgggccagcagcagcaacagcagcagcaacagcaacagcaacaaggtGCAAATCAGCAGAACTCTGGACCAAACTCTAATCAATCTCAGTCCAGCGGCGGAAATCAGGCCGCCGGAGGTAATCAAGGTGGAGCTGCTGGCGGAAGTGGCGTAGGAGGTGCTGCAGCTGCTATGGCTGCAGGTAATGGAGGCGCAGGTGGTGCCGCGGTTAGCGGTATGGCGGCCACACCATCCGCCAAGCTAGAACATCTGAACTCGATGCGCGAGGCGCTGTTCGCAGAAGATGGCTGGGGCTGTCAGCACGTCAACCAGGACACGCAGTGGGATGTGCCGATTTCACCCGAACCGAGTACTAAACCCGATCCCTCCCTGAAGGCTACGGTCAACAATGGGACGGAGCTGTGGGAGACCAACTTGCGCAACGGTGGCCAGCCGCCGGTACAGGCGCCGTCACAGAAAACACCGTGGGGCCCGCAAAGCCACCACGGTGGCACTTGGGGCGTGGATGATGAGAGCAGCGGTGAGGCAAGCAACGTATGGACTGGTGCGCCTGGGGCTCCGGGAGGGGCCAGCATGGTGGCCGGTGCACTGGCCGGAACGGCTGGAGGTCCTCCGCCAGTAGGCGGCAATCCTGGCGCGTTAGTTGCCGGACAGGTGGGACCAGTGGGCAGCGGTAGCGGTGGAATGTGGCAGGCGGGCGGAGGAGGTCTGCCCGGGGCCGGTGGCGGAATTGCTCCCCCCAAGAAGGACAATGATTGGGGCAGTGGAACGGGAGGTATTGGAGCGACCGGAGGTGGCGGAGGCGGCGGTTGGGGAGAGCCTCGAGGAAATGTCGGAGGTGGAGGTGCGGTTGGTGGAGCTGGTGCGCCGAATGCGGGCGTTCCGCCTCACCTGGCATCGCAGCTAGAAGGATTACCAAACGTTGACATTCGAAGCATGCGTCCGCCAGGGGCTGGCGGGATCGATCAAAGCCGCGAATTCCGTGGCGATCCGCGTGGCATCTCTGGTCGACTGAGCGGATCTACGACGGGCATGCTGGACCATTATCCGATGGGCAAGATGCCTCCACCGGGCGCCATGTCCTCGGGCGCATCAGCAATCGGTGCCGGCGGTAACAACCAGTGGCCTcttggtggtggaggtggtggtggtggtggcggcgtcGGTGGAGCAGCCAATGGAGGCCCAGTGGGTGGGGGTGTTCCATCTAGTATGCCTCCCACGAAGTCGGTGTCCGGTGGATGGGACGATAACTCTCCGCCGGCTGTACGCCGAAACCCCAACATTGACGATGGCACTGCATTGTGGGCCTCTGGCGGACcaggcagtggtggtggtggtggtggtgttggtagcGGCCGTGCCACAGGCACTATATCCGATGGTCAAATGGTCGGTAGAAATGGTCGCAACGGTCCATTGGGAGGAATGAGCTCCGGTCCGATTGGTGGCGGTCCTTCAGGTGGCCCGGGTGGCCTGGGAGGCGGTCCACGAATGGTCGGCTCCGGACCGGCCGGCAATGCGATGAAAGCGGACAGCAGCAACATGTGGATGACGGGACATGGAGCGGGAGTGGGAGGCTCACGAAACGGTTCCTGGGATGATCCCACCATCGGTGGCACTGGAGGCAACAACTGGGACGATAAGCCAACCGGCGGATCAAGCGGCCCGCTCGGCGGTGGTGCCTCGTGGATGGATGGACCGGGTACGGCAGCACCCGGTGCTGGCCTTCCTGGCGCTGGCAATCAATCGTGgaacgcaaacaaaaagccACTTGGtggaggcggcggcggtggagcCGTGTGGCCCGATTCATCGTCCGGCGCCGATCTGATCGGCAATGACTGGGGCGTAGGGGGAGGCAAGATGACGAACAAACCCCCACACGGACCGCTCGAGATCATccgcagcagcaagcagtaCCGCATTCTGTGCGAGATGGGCTACAAGAAGGAAGATGTGGAGTATGCACTGCGGGCCGCTAACATGGCGCTGGAGGAAGCAGTCGATTTGCTGCAGCGCAATGGCTCGCTGCCAAATGTAACCGGTATGGGCAATGCTGCCGGTGGAGGAGACTGGAGAAGAGACGATGCACACGCTCAGCTGGGCGGCGGTGGCACTGGCGGCAGCAACGTTGGAGGAGGTAGTGGAGTCTTTGAACCACCGTTCGGTAATCGTTACTTGGGaagcggtggcggcggcgcaggaggaggagctggcaatggtggcggtggcagtgGACATTCTTTACATTTCCAGCAG GGTAATCAAAATGGTATGCCCGGCAGCGGTGCTGGAGGCATGGGAGGAGCTGGAGGAAATCCCAACCTGTCTGGATTGCATGGTTTGTCGTCCAAGTCGCTTGGCAGCTATTTGAATCAGGCTCCTCCACCGATGACTGGCATCGGCGGACAGGGCGGCTCCATGGCTCCGTTCAATCAAGCGGGCGGTAATCCggtcggcggcggtggtggtggcgccgGTGGACAGAACGCAGTCCAGCCCAATACGCAACTGCGCTCGCTCGTGCAGCAGATTCAGATGGCCGTGCAGACTGGATACCTGAACCCGCAGATCCTGAATCAGCCGCTGGCTCCACAAACTTTCCTGTTGTTGAATCAGCTGTTGAGCAGCATTAAG CAACTGCAAGTAACCCAGGGCAACCTGCAGCGTGGCGGCGCCGGCACGAACAACCAGATAGCCATGATTTCCAAGATCAAGCAGCAGATAGCTAGTCTGCAGAATCAAATCGCCACCCAGCAGACGCTGTAcgtaaagcagcagcagcagcagcagcaacagcagcaacagcagcatccgcatcaacaacagcaccagcaacatcagcatcagcagcagcagcagcagcaacagcagcaacaacagcatcagcagcaccaacatcAGCAGTCTCATCATCAGCATTCGTCCGTCGGTAATCCATCGTCCCATCTTGGCGGAGGGCATCTCGGTGGAAACTTCCATCGCAACGATCCTAACGATCTGAGCGCACTGCAGAACAGTCTGTCAGAAATGACGCTCGGCAAAGAGCACAACGGTCCATACCTTTCTGGCCCACCGGGCAGCGGTGGCAGCGCCAGCGGAATGGGTGGTGGAGCCGGGCCCACTAGCCAGCAGTCGCGACTGAACCAATGGAAGCTCCCGTCAATGATGGACAAGGACAACAGTCATGATTTAACTGATTTTTCGCGTGCACCAGGATCGACAGCGAAATCGGTTGGGCTCGGTGGCAATAGCGGCGTGCTCGGTGGAATACAAACCGATGG CACATGGTCATCGGGTCGCGCCGGTATGACAGACGGTTGGCCAGATAATGCATCCACCGATATTAGTGGTAAGGATTGGCCATCCACCCAGGACTCGTTCTCTGACTTGGTCCCGGAATTCGAACCAGGAAAACCGTGGAAG GGCACTCAAAtgaaaatagaagaagatccGACTATCACTCCGGGTAGTATTGCCCGCAGCCCGATAGCAGCGATTTCCGTTGGGTCCGCAAAGGATTCGGAACTGTTTGCGACCAGCAGCAAACCATCGCCGACGGACTCGATCAGTCTTTCCTCGTCGACCTGGAGCTTCAAtgcgagcagcagcaattaTTCATCCGCGACAGGATCTGCCGGTATGGGTAAGCTCGGCGGACCGTCTAAGAACACCTGGTCCGATAGTGGTGTCACTGGAGCAGCAGCTGACGTGTGGGGAGCCGGCCTTGGTACTGGTTCCGGAGGGCCAACTGGCAACAGTGCATCGAAAACACCGCGTGGACCTCCGCCCGGGCTGTCATCGGGAAAAGTGTCTGGCAGTGGCGGTGTTGGTGGGGGCCCGGGTAGCAACGGATGGATGCCAAGAACCAGCCATGGCCAGGGAGGAAATTGGTCggcaggtggtggtggagcaTCCGGCTCCTGGTACTCGACCTGGTTGCTGCTGAAGAACCTTACCGCTCAG ATTGATGGTTCAACGCTGCGAACACTTTGCATGCA
- the LOC4578174 gene encoding protein Gawky, whose product METINRRQLQPKEELIESSTSSRMTSLEVGGGEHHPGAFIEQLDHRKIAPRRRYSLPANTPKAIETISAPSTNDGGDVAVAAVGGASSDAVQPSDATIRTSHNDYDDDDDEKPTHIDTVTLKCDLNDYLINLIDVSCSLARSDGRAGLPPRNAVPSSQGSKMVARDNISLKGSGRRTHGGPTYTHFDELVRCTEREREWLRRGLSHRLPRLRLCGGGEDSINNGTSAWGTPPGASSNGALSAWGMLPNQQQQQQQQHQQQQPLAPSAWSSVNSNSGPGSNNNNNPGPNVNTANGNGNGANVVPQRGGGGSSNADPNSNKANAQPTSTPNAWNATVNHGRHGANAAANVANNNGNHPHGHNNNNNQQQQQQQQQQPQQQQHAANMGASNNNGAGNGAAKNQLEVLSTMRDALFSQDGWGCQHVNQDTNWEVPGSPEPQGAAGNAGAAAVAKPEGAGPHGTGPNGSWKAQTMNNGTELWETNLRNGGGGPHLQQQQQQQQQQQQQQQQQAQQHLAQAKAAPWVPANNLGGTWMEDDEAAGGAPGGTDAAASVWNGSAAAIVAGTAVGPGVGPAPSWGALNNGNVVPAPPAAATVAGGMWPTGGNTPAITTAGAPSAGSMNNPQMAAIGVKKDLNEWGAGGGVGQVGAVGSGSIGVPGAPAQGGWGADARAAAGVTGALPSVGGGANVNGPTAGGFNIGSTLGAAADGLRGDPRGISGRLNGAAAGSMWGASVPDQRSMSAGAGGGAVLPGAVSAVGGGQQQWGGNGNAGPAKLPTGGWDDGRPSALDDAPWGQGNAVGAGGPGALARQNSAGWKDVSDVMMRPGAGAPGGGPMQQRNQQQGGGAGPFGPVPIPSGAGSGVRGSLGKDGMWGGQVQGMVRNGSWEDSVTGGGWGDEKGGGSWNMDLGSNGGAGWNKTPVTPKSAGIGWPDPNDLTGPGMDWGGLGGKPSVGGANKPPAALNNPLEYIRASKEYRLLCEMGHKKEDVEFALRTTSMNIDEAMELLRHGASVAGLSSGWRRTLSEDHAGGLGMGFDGPYSGRIPPLNHAASGLSYSQNNQQNMLNNIPGGGPVGGLGLDGTGPANLMALNNLKYLSQGAGGAGGATMAPFNHNSLLPPGGRGPNQQSQAHQQQQQQLAAAAAAQPTNQQLRVLVHQIQLAVQNGFLNHQILNQPLAPQTFILLNQLLTHIKQMQITQSNLARSGATGGVSAVQMTLAINKHKSQIAQLQQQIVTQQSIYLKQQQQQQQGHQGSMGPPPPLMPGANPNAALGLDFMRQQQQQQQQHQQQDLMALQSTFGEMGLGKDPIITSTGSVFPPPIVPVQQQQQQHAVVSAAAGNVVVSGSTSQQSRLNQWKLPSLDKDPTAGKDDLTDFSRAPGPSAGKSALTSTTTSTNISSLGLVQDGTWTTGRTNLADGWPEQTGDTDSKDWTTATNAASQDSSAFTDLVPEFEPGKPWKGTQLKIEDDPSITPGSVARSPLSIATAKDSELFGGVVSVAEKASPTVADGGGLNLTSSAWSFNTASLTSAASGNGGGSGGNKPLAGKSVWSDSSAGGGSGSNNAAAVDVWCTPITKPSATRGPPPGLGGPAANKSGNGGTAAGTQQQRGAGWSTGTSWLLLKNFTSQIDASTLRTLCMQHGPILTFHSYPAHGLALCRYATREEAAKAQQALNNCTLGSSTISAECPASESEVQTYLQQLGGAAAAASVAVSSSASSLTSPTWRQERTSSSSGADTWGSGWAIGGSSGASGAGAAAANLWAPLDAGTDSGTPTSLNSFLPDSLLGPELN is encoded by the exons ATGGAAACTATTAACCGAAGGCAACTCCAGCCGAAGGAGGAGCTGATCGAGAGCAGCACATCGTCCAGGATGACCTCGCTGGAGGTTGGAGGTGGCGAGCATCATCCGGGGGCATTTATCGAGCAGCTGGATCACAGGAAAATCGCGCCCCGCAGGCGCTACTCACTTCCCGCAAACACCCCCAAAGCCATCGAAACGATTTCCGCACCATCAACGAACGACGGCGGTGAtgttgctgtggctgctgttggtggtgcttCTAGTGACGCCGTTCAGCCATCGGATGCGACGATCCGCACTAGCCATAACGattacgacgacgacgacgacgaaaagCCGACCCATATTGATACTGTGACATTGAAATGTGATTTAAATGATTACCTGATTAACCTTATAGATGTTAGCTGTAGTTTAGCACGGTCGGATGGTCGAGCCGGTTTGCCACCACGGAATGCTGTACCTTCGTCCCAGGGTAGCAAGATGGTGGCTCGTGATAATATCAGTTTGAAGGGCTCGGGCCGTCGTACGCACGGCGGGCCAACCTACACGCACTTCGACGAGCTTGTGCGCTGTACCGAGCGTGAGCGCGAATGGTTGCGACGTGGCCTATCGCACCGGCTGCCCCGGCTAAGGttgtgcggtggtggtgaagatTCCATCAACAATGGTACCAGTGCGTGGGGTACGCCGCCTGGCGCTTCCAGCAACGGAGCGCTAAGCGCATGGGGCATGTTGCcaaatcagcagcagcagcagcagcagcaacaccaacagcaacagccaTTAGCTCCGTCCGCTTGGAGCAGCGTGAACAGCAACAGTGGCCcaggaagcaacaacaacaacaaccctgGACCGAACGTCAATACTGCGAATGGCAATGGAAATGGTGCGAATGTTGTCCCGCAGCGTGGCGGAGGAGGCTCCTCCAACGCCGACCCAAATTCCAACAAAGCGAACGCTCAACCGACTTCCACCCCGAACGCTTGGAATGCCACCGTTAATCATGGGCGCCATGGTGCTAATGCAGCAGCCAATGTcgccaacaacaacggcaaccATCCACACGgccataataataataataatcagcaacagcagcagcagcagcagcaacaaccgcagcagcagcaacatgcaGCTAATATGGGTGCTAGCAATAATAATGGCGCCGGAAATGGAGCCGCGAAGAACCAGCTCGAGGTGCTCAGTACGATGCGCGATGCGCTGTTCAGTCAGGATGGTTGGGGCTGCCAGCATGTCAATCAGGACACGAACTGGGAGGTGCCGGGCTCACCCGAACCTCAGGGTGCTGCTGGCAAtgctggcgctgctgccgttgccaAGCCAGAAGGTGCTGGACCGCACGGAACCGGCCCGAACGGAAGCTGGAAGGCACAAACCATGAACAACGGTACCGAGCTGTGGGAAACCAATCTACgcaacggtggcggtggaccCCAtctccagcaacagcaacagcagcagcaacaacagcagcagcagcaacaacaacaagctcaACAGCATCTGGCACAAGCGAAGGCTGCCCCATGGGTTCCGGCGAACAATCTCGGCGGAACTTGGATGGAAGACGATGAAGCTGCCGGTGGTGCACCGGGTGGTACGGATGCGGCTGCTAGCGTATGGAATGGCAGCGCGGCTGCAATCGTCGCGGGCACGGCCGTAGGACCAGGCGTTGGTCCCGCTCCATCCTGGGGTGCTCTTAACAATGGCAATGTTGTACCGGCTCCACCGGCGGCTGCAACGGTCGCAGGGGGAATGTGGCCTACGGGTGGCAATACGCCCGCCATCACGACAGCGGGAGCCCCCAGCGCAGGATCCATGAACAATCCGCAAATGGCTGCAATCGGTGTGAAGAAAGATCTGAACGAATGGGGAGCCGGTGGCGGCGTGGGCCAAGTCGGGGCTGTTGGTTCAGGCTCGATCGGCGTCCCCGGTGCCCCGGCACAAGGCGGTTGGGGGGCAGATGCACGAGCAGCGGCGGGCGTTACGGGAGCTTTACCGTCCGTTGGCGGTGGTGCAAACGTGAACGGACCAACGGCGGGTGGCTTCAACATTGGCTCTACGCTCGGTGCGGCCGCCGATGGACTTCGTGGCGATCCACGGGGCATTTCCGGACGGCTCAATGGTGCCGCTGCCGGCAGTATGTGGGGAGCGTCAGTTCCCGACCAACGATCGATGTCTGCTGGAGCGGGCGGAGGTGCCGTTCTGCCGGGAGCGGTAAGCGCCGTTGGTGGTGGACAGCAGCAGTGGGGCGGAAACGGCAACGCAGGGCCAGCCAAGCTGCCCACAGGTGGTTGGGACGATGGCAGACCGTCCGCACTGGACGATGCGCCCTGGGGACAGGGCAATGCGGTCGGTGCTGGCGGTCCGGGAGCACTGGCCAGGCAGAACTCGGCCGGCTGGAAGGATGTATCCGATGTGATGATGCGTCCGGGGGCAGGAGCTCCCGGCGGCGGTCCTATGCAACAACGCAATCAGCAGCAGGGCGGAGGGGCAGGGCCGTTCGGTCCGGTTCCGATCCCATCCGGCGCTGGCAGCGGTGTGCGGGGCTCTCTCGGCAAGGACGGCATGTGGGGCGGTCAGGTGCAAGGCATGGTACGGAACGGTTCGTGGGAAGACTCGGTCACCGGAGGGGGCTGGGGCGATGAGAAGGGTGGTGGCTCCTGGAATATGGATCTCGGCTCGAACGGTGGTGCAGGCTGGAATAAGACGCCGGTCACCCCGAAATCTGCCGGCATTGGATGGCCCGATCCCAACGATCTGACCGGCCCCGGCATGGATTGGGGTGGGCTCGGTGGTAAGCCCTCGGTCGGTGGTGCAAACAAACCGCCCGCTGCGCTGAACAATCCGTTGGAATATATCCGCGCCAGCAAGGAGTACCGGCTGCTGTGCGAGATGGGCCACAAGAAGGAGGACGTCGAGTTTGCCCTGCGTACGACCAGCATGAACATTGACGAGGCGATGGAACTGTTGCGTCATGGGGCATCTGTGGCCGGATTATCCAGTGGATGGCGTCGCACACTGTCCGAGGATCATGCCGGGGGGCTCGGAATGGGTTTCGATGGTCCGTACTCGGGCCGCATACCACCGCTGAATCATGCGGCCAGTGGATTGTCTTACTCACAG AACAATCAACAAAACATGCTGAACAACATCCCGGGTGGTGGTCCAGTGGGTGGACTCGGCCTGGACGGTACCGGGCCGGCTAATCTCATGGCACTGAACAATCTAAAATATCTCTCGCAGGGCGCTGGTGGCGCTGGTGGCGCCACCATGGCACCCTTCAATCATAACTCTCTGCTGCCACCTGGTGGTCGCGGACCAAACCAGCAGTCCCAggcacaccagcagcagcagcagcagttggcagcagcggcagcagcacaaccCACCAACCAGCAGCTTCGTGTGCTGGTTCATCAGATCCAGTTGGCGGTGCAGAATGGTTTCCTAAATCATCAGATCCTCAACCAACCGCTGGCACCGCAAACATTCATCCTGTTAAACCAGTTGCTCACTCACATAAAG CAAATGCAAATAACTCAAAGCAACTTGGCCCGCAGTGGTGCAACGGGCGGCGTGAGTGCCGTTCAGATGACACTGGCGATTAACAAGCATAAGTCGCAGATTGcccagctccagcagcagatCGTTACCCAGCAGAGCATTTACttgaagcagcaacagcagcagcaacagggacATCAAGGATCGATGGGACCGCCGCCACCATTAATGCCGGGCGCAAACCCGAACGCTGCGCTCGGTTTGGACTTTatgcgccagcagcagcagcagcagcagcagcaccagcagcaagaTCTCATGGCATTGCAAAGCACCTTCGGCGAGATGGGGCTCGGCAAGGATCCAATCATCACGTCCACCGGTAGCGTCTTCCCGCCACCGATCGTTcccgtacagcagcagcagcagcagcatgccgTCGTGTCGGCAGCTGCCGGCAACGTCGTTGTCAGTGGCAGCACTAGTCAGCAGTCTCGCTTAAACCAGTGGAAGCTTCCGTCGCTCGACAAGGATCCGACCGCTGGTAAAGATGATCTCACCGATTTTTCGCGCGCTCCCGGTCCGTCGGCGGGCAAATCAGCGCTAACCTCTACCACTACCAGCACTAATATAAGCTCTCTAGGTCTCGTGCAAGATGG AACCTGGACTACCGGTCGTACAAATCTAGCCGATGGTTGGCCAGAGCAAACCGGTGATACCGATAGCAAAGACTGGACAACGGCCACCAACGCTGCTTCGCAGGACAGTTCCGCTTTCACAGACCTAGTACCTGAGTTTGAACCGGGCAAACCATGGAAG GGAACACAGCTTAAGATTGAAGATGATCCTAGTATTACACCGGGCAGCGTCGCCCGTTCGCCACTCTCGATTGCCACCGCCAAAGACTCCGAGCTGTTCGGTGGTGTTGTATCGGTCGCTGAGAAGGCGTCGCCTACCGTAGCCGATGGTGGAGGGCTGAATCTTACGTCTTCCGCTTGGAGTTTCAACACCGCTTCGCTAACGTCCGCAGCAAGCGGCAATGGAGGTGGCTCCGGTGGCAACAAACCGCTGGCCGGTAAATCCGTCTGGTCGGACAGTTCGgccggtggcggcagcggcagcaacaacgCGGCCGCCGTTGATGTATGGTGCACTCCGATCACCAAACCATCGGCTACACGAGGCCCTCCGCCCGGTCTGGGCGGCCCGGCGGCCAATAAGAGCGGCAACGGTGGAACTGCCGCCGGTACACAGCAACAACGTGGTGCAGGATGGTCCACCGGAACATCGTGGCTTTTGCTGAAAAACTTCACTTCCCAG ATCGATGCATCGACATTGCGCACGCTTTGCATGCAGCACGGTCCGATCCTTACCTTCCACTCCTATCCAGCCCACGGGCTGGCCCTGTGCCGATACGCGACACGCGAGGAAGCGGCCAAAGCTCAACAGGCGCTCAACAACTGTACACTCGGCTCGAGCACGATCAGTGCCGAATGTCCGGCCAGTGAGTCGGAGGTGCAAACGTATCTGCAGCAGCTTGGCGGTGCAGCCGCAGCTGCCAGTGTGGCGGTCAGCAGTAGCGCCTCGAGCCTAACGTCTCCGACCTGGAGACAGGAGCGTACTTCGAGCAGTTCAG GCGCCGACACCTGGGGCTCTGGATGGGCCATCGGTGGCAGCTCCGGTGCGAGTGGTgccggcgcagcagcagccaatcTGTGGGCACCGCTGGATGCCGGTACGGACAGTGGAACGCCAACCAGTTTGAATTCGTTCCTACCGGACAGTTTGCTCGGGCCGGAGCTAAACTAA